Proteins encoded together in one Bombiscardovia nodaiensis window:
- the msiK gene encoding ABC transporter ATP-binding protein, giving the protein MAEVVFEHVTRVYPGNTEPSVDNLDLDIKDGEFLVLVGPSGCGKSTTLRMLAGLEEVNKGRIMIGGKDVTTMQPKDRDIAMVFQNYALYPHMTVADNMGFALKIAGTPKDEIRKRVEKAAEILDLTEFLDRKPKALSGGQRQRVAMGRAIVRQPKVFLMDEPLSNLDAKLRVQTRTQIAALQRQLGVTTLYVTHDQTEALTMGDRIAVIKLGILQQVGAPTELYDHPDNVFVAGFIGSPSMNINIHPVVNGQAKIGEDTVSLPREAVDKLTPEDNGRIVVGFRPEDASLAGAGDSDAFSLSVANVEDLGSDGYIYGNILTDDSPAQKATVMSDQNKLTTIRVSPRQLPKVGDVVKIHIDPAKMHLFSPATELRLN; this is encoded by the coding sequence ATGGCAGAAGTGGTATTCGAGCATGTCACTCGCGTCTACCCAGGCAACACGGAGCCTTCGGTAGATAACCTCGATTTGGATATTAAAGATGGTGAATTCCTAGTCCTCGTTGGTCCTTCTGGCTGCGGCAAGTCAACGACGCTGCGTATGCTGGCAGGCCTGGAAGAGGTCAACAAGGGTCGCATCATGATTGGTGGCAAGGATGTCACGACCATGCAGCCCAAGGACCGCGATATTGCAATGGTCTTCCAGAACTACGCTCTGTATCCCCACATGACGGTGGCCGACAACATGGGCTTCGCTCTGAAGATTGCCGGTACTCCTAAGGATGAAATCCGTAAGCGCGTCGAGAAGGCCGCTGAGATTTTGGATTTGACCGAGTTCCTGGACCGTAAGCCCAAGGCTCTCTCCGGTGGTCAGCGTCAGCGTGTCGCTATGGGCCGCGCCATTGTTCGTCAGCCTAAGGTCTTCCTGATGGATGAGCCGCTTTCGAACTTGGACGCCAAGCTGCGTGTGCAGACCCGTACGCAGATTGCTGCCCTCCAGCGTCAGCTGGGTGTCACCACCCTGTACGTGACCCACGATCAGACTGAGGCTCTGACCATGGGCGACCGTATCGCCGTCATCAAGCTGGGCATTCTCCAGCAGGTCGGCGCTCCTACTGAGCTCTACGATCACCCTGACAATGTCTTTGTGGCCGGCTTCATTGGCTCGCCTTCGATGAACATCAACATCCACCCGGTCGTCAACGGCCAGGCCAAGATTGGTGAAGACACGGTCAGCCTGCCTCGTGAGGCTGTCGACAAGCTCACTCCTGAGGACAACGGCCGCATTGTGGTCGGCTTCCGCCCTGAGGATGCTTCGCTGGCTGGCGCTGGCGATTCAGATGCCTTCTCCCTGTCGGTGGCGAACGTCGAGGATTTGGGCTCTGACGGCTACATCTACGGCAACATTTTGACCGATGACAGCCCGGCTCAGAAGGCCACGGTTATGTCCGATCAGAACAAGCTGACGACCATTCGTGTGAGCCCCCGCCAGTTGCCGAAGGTTGGCGACGTGGTCAAGATTCACATCGACCCAGCTAAGATGCACCTGTTCTCCCCCGCAACAGAGCTGCGTCTCAACTAG
- the bga gene encoding beta-galactosidase — protein sequence MADRRAYRWPQPLQGQGNQIWYGGDYNPDQWPEEVWDEDVELMGKAGVNVVSLAIFSWSKLEPREGIYDFDWLDRIIAKLSAAGIGVLLASATASPPMWLTQSHPEVLWRDERGDVVWPGARQHWRPTSPIFRDYALKLCRALAQHYKDNPAIVGWHVGNEYGCHNRFDYSDDAMRAFQEWCKHRYGTIDALNDAWGTAFWSQHLDNFTQILPPRFIGNGNFMNPGKLLDFKRFSSDALKAFYMAERDTLQEITPDLPLTTNFMVSAEGSNLDYDDWGYEVDFVANDHYFTPGEAHLDELAYTASLVDGIARKSPWWLMEHSTGAVNWRPINYRKEPGQLVRDSLAHLAFGADAICYFQWRQSRSGAEKFHTAMLPHAGEDSQIFSDVCELGADLELLSEQGLPGSQLAKSQVAVVQDYQSEWASEHTATPSQKVRHWTEPLDWFRALADQGITADIVPLRGPWDSYQAAVLPAVYLLDEANSQRVHDYVSGGGKLFVTYYTGISDERDHIWLGGYPGSIRDVVGVRSEEFAPMGSGPGTLDHLDLSNGAVAHDMADVITSVEPSARVLATFQAPKRTGLDGLPAITVNEFGQGKAAYVAGKLGRKGLAQSLPELLKAMGLEGIAGQADGDILQVERADQTSGRRFIFLFNRTDHETATPATGEPMVASLARLEDGKAYLEPNGVLVLKQESKAEE from the coding sequence ATGGCAGATCGCAGGGCCTACCGTTGGCCGCAGCCGCTGCAAGGGCAGGGCAATCAAATTTGGTACGGGGGTGATTACAACCCTGATCAGTGGCCGGAAGAGGTCTGGGACGAAGACGTGGAGCTCATGGGCAAAGCGGGCGTCAACGTGGTCTCTCTCGCCATTTTCTCCTGGTCAAAGCTGGAGCCGCGGGAGGGTATTTATGACTTCGATTGGCTGGACCGCATTATTGCCAAGTTGAGCGCGGCCGGCATCGGCGTGCTGCTCGCTTCGGCCACAGCCTCCCCGCCTATGTGGCTCACCCAGTCCCACCCCGAGGTGCTCTGGCGGGACGAGCGCGGCGACGTGGTGTGGCCCGGTGCCCGCCAGCATTGGCGCCCCACCAGCCCCATTTTCCGCGACTATGCCTTAAAGCTATGCCGCGCGTTGGCCCAGCATTACAAGGACAACCCGGCTATCGTGGGCTGGCATGTGGGCAACGAGTACGGCTGCCATAACCGCTTTGACTACTCCGATGACGCTATGCGCGCTTTCCAGGAGTGGTGCAAGCACCGCTATGGCACCATCGACGCCCTCAACGACGCCTGGGGCACGGCCTTCTGGTCCCAGCATTTGGACAACTTTACGCAGATTTTGCCGCCCCGCTTCATTGGCAACGGCAATTTCATGAATCCCGGCAAGCTCCTGGACTTCAAGCGCTTTAGCTCCGATGCTTTGAAGGCCTTCTATATGGCCGAGCGCGACACTCTCCAGGAGATTACGCCGGACCTGCCGCTGACCACCAACTTCATGGTCTCTGCCGAGGGCTCCAACCTGGATTACGACGACTGGGGCTATGAGGTGGACTTTGTGGCCAACGACCACTACTTCACTCCCGGCGAGGCGCACTTGGATGAGTTGGCGTACACGGCTTCGCTGGTGGACGGCATCGCCCGCAAGAGCCCCTGGTGGCTCATGGAGCACTCCACGGGCGCGGTCAACTGGCGGCCTATCAACTACCGTAAGGAGCCGGGCCAGCTCGTGCGAGACTCTTTGGCCCACCTGGCTTTCGGTGCGGATGCCATCTGCTACTTCCAGTGGCGGCAGTCGCGCTCGGGAGCGGAGAAGTTCCACACGGCTATGCTGCCGCACGCGGGCGAAGATTCGCAGATTTTCAGTGATGTCTGCGAGCTGGGTGCAGACCTGGAGCTCCTCTCCGAGCAAGGCCTGCCGGGCAGCCAACTGGCCAAGTCTCAGGTGGCCGTAGTGCAGGATTATCAGAGCGAATGGGCCAGCGAGCACACTGCCACGCCTTCACAAAAGGTCCGCCACTGGACCGAGCCCCTGGACTGGTTCCGCGCCCTGGCCGACCAGGGTATTACGGCGGATATCGTCCCCCTGCGCGGTCCCTGGGACTCCTACCAGGCGGCTGTGCTGCCGGCGGTCTACCTGCTGGACGAGGCGAATTCGCAGCGGGTGCACGACTACGTCTCCGGCGGCGGCAAGCTTTTCGTCACCTATTACACGGGCATTTCCGACGAGCGCGACCACATTTGGCTGGGCGGCTACCCGGGTTCAATCCGCGACGTAGTGGGTGTGCGCTCCGAGGAGTTTGCGCCCATGGGTTCGGGTCCGGGCACCTTGGACCACTTGGACCTGAGCAACGGGGCCGTGGCGCACGATATGGCCGATGTCATCACTTCGGTCGAGCCGAGTGCTCGCGTGCTGGCCACCTTCCAGGCCCCTAAGCGCACGGGACTGGACGGCCTGCCAGCCATCACAGTCAACGAATTCGGGCAGGGCAAGGCGGCGTATGTGGCTGGCAAGCTGGGCCGCAAGGGCCTGGCCCAAAGCCTGCCGGAACTCCTGAAGGCCATGGGCTTGGAGGGAATTGCGGGTCAGGCCGACGGCGATATTCTGCAGGTTGAGCGCGCTGACCAAACCAGCGGTCGGCGCTTCATCTTCCTCTTCAACCGCACCGACCACGAGACAGCGACTCCGGCCACCGGCGAACCGATGGTGGCTTCGTTGGCCCGCCTGGAGGACGGCAAGGCTTACCTCGAGCCCAACGGCGTGTTGGTGCTCAAGCAGGAGAGCAAGGCAGAGGAGTAG
- a CDS encoding LPS kinase, with amino-acid sequence MTKANTSALRTVGRQVDQINATQMDPRALKATSVQAPSDSASDREPEALKITAASSNPKMFTLPWEKPLATWPQELLANLPRGISRHVVRFVHVGSEVYAMKEITQQVAEHEYELLRKLQKLNLPTVQPIAVVTGRHDSQGQPLEAMLVTKHLKFSLPYRALFARNLRPDTAERLIDALAVLLVRLHLGGFYWGDVSLSNVLFLRDADSFAAFLVDAETGALYPTLTDGQREYDIDLARTNIIGELMDLNSGNLLSSDVDEVSVGNRLVERYHSLWSALTDEESFSPDEMWKIEKRVNKLNDLGFDVDELEMNTDEDSKRVLVRPRVVDAGYASRKLLRLTGLDVQENQARRLLNDLDVYRTSTWRQGEDLEIVATDWMREVFEPTVRMIPPEYRSQIEPAQFFHEVLTRRWLLAEKAGHDVPMGEAVRSYIDESLPDYKLDADQMKTINDEADSAVVDDDQRWNKAAADDETQGAGSEADSRRDDSADSDDVDDLYRDDQDDSVWAS; translated from the coding sequence ATGACAAAGGCGAATACGTCCGCGCTGCGAACCGTGGGCAGGCAGGTTGACCAGATCAACGCCACTCAAATGGATCCCAGGGCGCTCAAGGCTACTTCCGTGCAGGCACCCAGCGATTCGGCTTCGGACCGGGAGCCGGAGGCGCTCAAGATCACGGCGGCCAGCTCAAACCCGAAAATGTTCACGCTCCCTTGGGAGAAGCCACTGGCGACCTGGCCCCAGGAGCTTCTGGCCAACCTGCCGCGCGGTATTTCCCGGCACGTCGTGCGTTTCGTGCACGTAGGCAGCGAAGTCTACGCCATGAAGGAGATCACCCAGCAAGTGGCTGAACACGAGTATGAGCTCTTGCGCAAATTGCAGAAGCTCAACCTGCCGACTGTGCAGCCCATAGCCGTGGTCACAGGCCGCCACGACAGCCAGGGCCAGCCGCTCGAGGCAATGTTAGTCACGAAGCACTTAAAGTTTTCCCTGCCCTACCGTGCGCTTTTCGCCCGCAACCTGCGCCCGGACACGGCCGAGCGCCTGATTGACGCTCTGGCGGTGCTCCTGGTGCGCCTGCACTTGGGCGGTTTCTACTGGGGCGACGTGTCCCTGTCCAACGTGCTCTTCCTGCGCGACGCGGACTCTTTCGCGGCTTTTCTGGTGGACGCTGAGACGGGTGCCCTCTATCCGACGCTGACCGACGGCCAGCGCGAGTACGACATTGACCTGGCCCGGACCAACATCATCGGCGAGTTGATGGATTTGAATTCCGGCAACCTCCTGTCTTCGGACGTGGATGAGGTGAGCGTGGGCAACCGCCTGGTGGAGCGCTATCATTCGCTCTGGTCGGCCCTGACCGACGAAGAGTCCTTCTCGCCCGACGAGATGTGGAAGATTGAAAAGCGCGTCAACAAGCTCAACGATTTGGGCTTCGATGTGGACGAGCTGGAGATGAACACCGACGAGGACAGCAAGCGGGTGCTGGTGAGGCCGCGCGTGGTCGATGCCGGTTACGCCTCCCGCAAGCTCCTGCGGCTGACCGGACTGGACGTGCAGGAGAACCAGGCCCGGCGGCTCCTGAACGATCTGGACGTGTATCGCACCTCCACCTGGCGGCAGGGTGAGGACCTGGAAATCGTGGCTACCGACTGGATGCGCGAGGTTTTTGAACCCACAGTTCGCATGATTCCGCCCGAATATCGCTCGCAGATTGAGCCCGCCCAGTTCTTCCACGAGGTCCTGACCCGGCGCTGGCTGCTGGCGGAGAAAGCTGGCCACGACGTGCCCATGGGCGAGGCTGTGCGTAGCTACATTGACGAGTCGCTGCCGGACTACAAGCTCGACGCCGACCAGATGAAAACGATTAACGATGAGGCCGATTCGGCTGTGGTGGATGACGACCAGCGCTGGAACAAGGCCGCTGCAGATGACGAAACGCAGGGCGCGGGGAGTGAGGCGGACAGTCGGCGCGACGACTCTGCCGACTCCGACGACGTGGACGACCTCTACCGCGACGACCAGGACGACTCAGTCTGGGCTAGCTGA
- a CDS encoding 23S rRNA (guanosine(2251)-2'-O)-methyltransferase RlmB, producing the protein MANKKGPTKGSGGKHRLKLRGRGPTPKAEDRVYHKAYKAKQENMKRQAADPRLAARRRADRFASDPSDLVLGRNAVLEALRVGVPSSQLYVGARLEHDDRTREIIRLAGQAGLNILEADRLELNHIAHASNHQGVVLKVEPYEYATLDQLASKAEKHATAVAGIGGSTAIAARPLFIALDGVTDPQNLGAVIRSAAAFGASGVILPERRSASVTAAAWKVSAGAAAHLPVARVVNLTKAIEALRDRGYYAVGLDGGGRTLVGETGFESDPLIVVLGSEGKGLSRLVREACDTIASIPISSAVESLNASVAAGISLYAVATARRKAADAPSEA; encoded by the coding sequence ATGGCAAATAAGAAAGGCCCAACTAAAGGTTCGGGCGGCAAGCATCGGTTGAAGTTGCGCGGCAGAGGCCCCACGCCCAAGGCCGAAGATCGGGTGTATCACAAGGCCTACAAGGCCAAGCAAGAGAACATGAAACGCCAGGCGGCTGACCCTCGACTGGCGGCTCGGCGACGGGCAGACCGCTTTGCCAGCGACCCCAGTGACCTGGTCCTCGGGCGCAACGCGGTCCTGGAGGCCCTGCGCGTAGGTGTGCCCTCCAGCCAGCTCTATGTGGGCGCGCGCCTGGAGCACGATGACCGCACGCGAGAAATTATTCGACTCGCAGGCCAGGCGGGCTTGAACATCTTGGAAGCAGACCGGCTGGAGCTGAACCATATTGCTCACGCCAGCAACCACCAGGGCGTGGTGCTGAAGGTAGAGCCCTACGAGTACGCCACCTTGGACCAGCTGGCCAGCAAGGCCGAAAAGCATGCGACCGCTGTGGCCGGTATTGGCGGAAGCACAGCGATTGCCGCCCGCCCCCTCTTCATTGCCCTGGACGGCGTGACTGACCCGCAGAACTTGGGTGCCGTCATCCGCTCGGCCGCAGCTTTTGGTGCCTCGGGCGTGATTTTGCCCGAACGGCGATCGGCCTCGGTCACTGCAGCAGCCTGGAAGGTCTCGGCGGGAGCCGCGGCCCACCTGCCCGTAGCTCGCGTGGTCAACCTCACCAAAGCGATTGAAGCCCTGCGCGACCGCGGTTACTATGCCGTTGGCCTGGACGGCGGCGGCAGAACGCTGGTGGGAGAAACTGGATTCGAAAGCGACCCGCTGATTGTGGTCCTGGGTTCGGAAGGCAAGGGCTTGAGCCGCCTGGTCCGCGAGGCCTGCGATACCATCGCCAGCATCCCCATCTCGTCCGCCGTGGAATCGCTCAACGCATCCGTGGCCGCTGGCATCTCCCTGTACGCCGTCGCCACCGCCCGCCGCAAGGCCGCTGACGCCCCGTCTGAGGCGTAG
- a CDS encoding gamma-carboxymuconolactone decarboxylase: MAIKQTAGHDQLGEFAPLFAHLNDDVLFGEVWSRESEMSAHDRSLITCAGLMSMGLFPQLKSHLEIAKRNGVTRSEIVELITHLSFYAGWPKAWSAFELAKEIFGEDPAQGAAGQGATPEHGPYPLGNPADGPNFTGHAWLHMLTEPDAECSAGNVTFEPGCVNRWHTHPHGQLLLVTAGRGWEQEEGKEPRELKPGDVVFCPPNVRHWHGASLASAITHVAVTPAANGESPVTWQDFPDAAAVAKLG, from the coding sequence ATGGCTATCAAACAGACCGCTGGGCACGATCAGCTCGGCGAATTTGCCCCACTCTTCGCGCACCTGAACGACGACGTACTCTTCGGGGAAGTCTGGTCCCGGGAGAGCGAAATGTCGGCACACGACCGCTCGCTCATCACCTGCGCCGGACTCATGTCGATGGGGCTCTTCCCCCAGCTCAAGAGCCACTTAGAAATTGCCAAGCGCAACGGAGTTACCCGCAGCGAAATCGTAGAGCTCATCACCCACCTGTCCTTCTACGCCGGCTGGCCCAAGGCCTGGTCCGCGTTCGAGCTGGCCAAGGAAATCTTCGGGGAAGACCCGGCTCAGGGCGCGGCAGGGCAGGGAGCTACTCCCGAGCACGGCCCTTACCCCCTGGGCAATCCAGCTGATGGCCCTAACTTCACTGGCCACGCTTGGCTGCACATGCTCACCGAGCCCGATGCCGAGTGCTCAGCCGGCAATGTCACCTTCGAACCAGGCTGCGTCAACCGCTGGCACACCCATCCGCATGGGCAACTGCTGTTGGTGACTGCTGGGCGCGGCTGGGAGCAGGAAGAGGGCAAGGAGCCGCGCGAATTAAAGCCCGGCGATGTGGTCTTCTGCCCGCCGAATGTGCGCCACTGGCACGGCGCTTCCCTCGCTTCTGCCATAACCCATGTGGCCGTCACCCCAGCAGCAAACGGGGAGTCGCCAGTCACTTGGCAGGACTTTCCCGACGCAGCTGCAGTAGCCAAGCTCGGCTGA